From Symphalangus syndactylus isolate Jambi chromosome X, NHGRI_mSymSyn1-v2.1_pri, whole genome shotgun sequence, the proteins below share one genomic window:
- the WDR45 gene encoding WD repeat domain phosphoinositide-interacting protein 4 isoform X9 — MTQQPLRGVTSLRFNQDQSCFCCAMETGVRIYNVEPLMEKGHLVLIWDDAREGKDSKEKLVLEFTFTKPVLSVRMRHDKIVIVLKNRIYVYSFPDNPRKLFEFDTRDNPKGLCDLCPSLEKQLLVFPGHKCGSLQLVDLASTKPGTSSAPFTINAHQSDIACVSLNQPGTVVASASQKGTLIRLFDTQSKEKLVELRRGTDPATLYCHDSSFLCASSDKGTVHIFALKDTRLNRRSALARVGKVGPMIGQYVDSQWSLASFTVPAESACICAFGRNTSKNVNSVIAICVDGTFHKYVFTPDGNCNREAFDVYLDICDDDDF; from the exons ATGACTCAACAGCCACTTCGAGGGGTGACCAGCCTGCGTTTCAACCAAGACCAAA GCTGCTTTTGCTGCGCCATGGAGACAGGTGTGCGCATCTACAACGTGGAGCCCTTGATGGAGAAGGGGCATCTGG TGCTGATCTGGGACGATGCCCGGGAGGGCAAGGACTCCAAGGAGAAGCTGGTGCTGGAGTTCACATTCACCAAGCCAGTGCTTTCTGTGCGCATGCGCCATGACAA AATCGTGATCGTGCTGAAGAACCGCATCTATGTGTACTCCTTCCCCGACAATCCCCGAAAGCTGTTTGAGTTTGATACCCGGGACAACCCCAAGG GGCTCTGTGACCTCTGCCCCAGCCTGGAGAAGCAACTGTTAGTGTTCCCGGGACACAAGTGTGGGAGTCTGCAACTTGTG GACCTGGCGAGCACAAAGCCTGGCACCTCGTCTGCTCCATTCACGATCAATGCACATCAGAGTGACATAGCCTGTGTGTCTCTAAACCAGCCAGGCACTGtagtggcctcagcctcccagaagggTACCCTTATTCGCCTCTTTGACACACAATCCAAAGAGAAACTGGTGGAGCTGCGCCGAGGCACTGACCCTGCCACCCTCTACTG CCACGACTCCTCCTTCCTCTGCGCTTCCAGTGATAAGGGCACCGTCCATATCTTTGCTCTCAAGGATACCCGCCTCAACCGCCGCTCCGC GCTGGCTCGCGTGGGCAAGGTGGGGCCTATGATTGGGCAGTACGTGGACTCTCAGTGGAGCCTGGCGAGCTTCACTGTGCCTGCTGAGTCAGCTTGCATCTGCGCCTTCGGTCGCAATACTTCCAAGAACGTCAACTCTGTCATTG ccatcTGCGTAGATGGGACCTTCCACAAATATGTCTTCACTCCTGATGGAAACTGCAACAGAGAGGCTTTCGACGTGTACCTTGACATCTGTGATGATGATGACTTTTAA
- the WDR45 gene encoding WD repeat domain phosphoinositide-interacting protein 4 isoform X1, protein MTQQPLRGVTSLRFNQDQSCFCCAMETGVRIYNVEPLMEKGHLDHEQVGSMGLVEMLHRSNLLALVGGGSSPKFSEISAVLIWDDAREGKDSKEKLVLEFTFTKPVLSVRMRHDKIVIVLKNRIYVYSFPDNPRKLFEFDTRDNPKGLCDLCPSLEKQLLVFPGHKCGSLQLVDLASTKPGTSSAPFTINAHQSDIACVSLNQPGTVVASASQKGTLIRLFDTQSKEKLVELRRGTDPATLYCINFSHDSSFLCASSDKGTVHIFALKDTRLNRRSALARVGKVGPMIGQYVDSQWSLASFTVPAESACICAFGRNTSKNVNSVIAICVDGTFHKYVFTPDGNCNREAFDVYLDICDDDDF, encoded by the exons ATGACTCAACAGCCACTTCGAGGGGTGACCAGCCTGCGTTTCAACCAAGACCAAA GCTGCTTTTGCTGCGCCATGGAGACAGGTGTGCGCATCTACAACGTGGAGCCCTTGATGGAGAAGGGGCATCTGG ACCACGAGCAGGTGGGCAGCATGGGCTTGGTGGAGATGCTGCACCGCTCCAACCTTCTGGCCTTGGTGGGCGGTGGTAGTAGTCCCAAGTTCTCAGAGATCTCAG caGTGCTGATCTGGGACGATGCCCGGGAGGGCAAGGACTCCAAGGAGAAGCTGGTGCTGGAGTTCACATTCACCAAGCCAGTGCTTTCTGTGCGCATGCGCCATGACAA AATCGTGATCGTGCTGAAGAACCGCATCTATGTGTACTCCTTCCCCGACAATCCCCGAAAGCTGTTTGAGTTTGATACCCGGGACAACCCCAAGG GGCTCTGTGACCTCTGCCCCAGCCTGGAGAAGCAACTGTTAGTGTTCCCGGGACACAAGTGTGGGAGTCTGCAACTTGTG GACCTGGCGAGCACAAAGCCTGGCACCTCGTCTGCTCCATTCACGATCAATGCACATCAGAGTGACATAGCCTGTGTGTCTCTAAACCAGCCAGGCACTGtagtggcctcagcctcccagaagggTACCCTTATTCGCCTCTTTGACACACAATCCAAAGAGAAACTGGTGGAGCTGCGCCGAGGCACTGACCCTGCCACCCTCTACTG CATTAACTTCAGCCACGACTCCTCCTTCCTCTGCGCTTCCAGTGATAAGGGCACCGTCCATATCTTTGCTCTCAAGGATACCCGCCTCAACCGCCGCTCCGC GCTGGCTCGCGTGGGCAAGGTGGGGCCTATGATTGGGCAGTACGTGGACTCTCAGTGGAGCCTGGCGAGCTTCACTGTGCCTGCTGAGTCAGCTTGCATCTGCGCCTTCGGTCGCAATACTTCCAAGAACGTCAACTCTGTCATTG ccatcTGCGTAGATGGGACCTTCCACAAATATGTCTTCACTCCTGATGGAAACTGCAACAGAGAGGCTTTCGACGTGTACCTTGACATCTGTGATGATGATGACTTTTAA
- the WDR45 gene encoding WD repeat domain phosphoinositide-interacting protein 4 isoform X5 produces the protein MTQQPLRGVTSLRFNQDQSCFCCAMETGVRIYNVEPLMEKGHLDHEQVGSMGLVEMLHRSNLLALVGGGSSPKFSEISVLIWDDAREGKDSKEKLVLEFTFTKPVLSVRMRHDKIVIVLKNRIYVYSFPDNPRKLFEFDTRDNPKGLCDLCPSLEKQLLVFPGHKCGSLQLVPGTVVASASQKGTLIRLFDTQSKEKLVELRRGTDPATLYCINFSHDSSFLCASSDKGTVHIFALKDTRLNRRSALARVGKVGPMIGQYVDSQWSLASFTVPAESACICAFGRNTSKNVNSVIAICVDGTFHKYVFTPDGNCNREAFDVYLDICDDDDF, from the exons ATGACTCAACAGCCACTTCGAGGGGTGACCAGCCTGCGTTTCAACCAAGACCAAA GCTGCTTTTGCTGCGCCATGGAGACAGGTGTGCGCATCTACAACGTGGAGCCCTTGATGGAGAAGGGGCATCTGG ACCACGAGCAGGTGGGCAGCATGGGCTTGGTGGAGATGCTGCACCGCTCCAACCTTCTGGCCTTGGTGGGCGGTGGTAGTAGTCCCAAGTTCTCAGAGATCTCAG TGCTGATCTGGGACGATGCCCGGGAGGGCAAGGACTCCAAGGAGAAGCTGGTGCTGGAGTTCACATTCACCAAGCCAGTGCTTTCTGTGCGCATGCGCCATGACAA AATCGTGATCGTGCTGAAGAACCGCATCTATGTGTACTCCTTCCCCGACAATCCCCGAAAGCTGTTTGAGTTTGATACCCGGGACAACCCCAAGG GGCTCTGTGACCTCTGCCCCAGCCTGGAGAAGCAACTGTTAGTGTTCCCGGGACACAAGTGTGGGAGTCTGCAACTTGTG CCAGGCACTGtagtggcctcagcctcccagaagggTACCCTTATTCGCCTCTTTGACACACAATCCAAAGAGAAACTGGTGGAGCTGCGCCGAGGCACTGACCCTGCCACCCTCTACTG CATTAACTTCAGCCACGACTCCTCCTTCCTCTGCGCTTCCAGTGATAAGGGCACCGTCCATATCTTTGCTCTCAAGGATACCCGCCTCAACCGCCGCTCCGC GCTGGCTCGCGTGGGCAAGGTGGGGCCTATGATTGGGCAGTACGTGGACTCTCAGTGGAGCCTGGCGAGCTTCACTGTGCCTGCTGAGTCAGCTTGCATCTGCGCCTTCGGTCGCAATACTTCCAAGAACGTCAACTCTGTCATTG ccatcTGCGTAGATGGGACCTTCCACAAATATGTCTTCACTCCTGATGGAAACTGCAACAGAGAGGCTTTCGACGTGTACCTTGACATCTGTGATGATGATGACTTTTAA
- the WDR45 gene encoding WD repeat domain phosphoinositide-interacting protein 4 isoform X8 produces MTQQPLRGVTSLRFNQDQSCFCCAMETGVRIYNVEPLMEKGHLAVLIWDDAREGKDSKEKLVLEFTFTKPVLSVRMRHDKIVIVLKNRIYVYSFPDNPRKLFEFDTRDNPKGLCDLCPSLEKQLLVFPGHKCGSLQLVDLASTKPGTSSAPFTINAHQSDIACVSLNQPGTVVASASQKGTLIRLFDTQSKEKLVELRRGTDPATLYCHDSSFLCASSDKGTVHIFALKDTRLNRRSALARVGKVGPMIGQYVDSQWSLASFTVPAESACICAFGRNTSKNVNSVIAICVDGTFHKYVFTPDGNCNREAFDVYLDICDDDDF; encoded by the exons ATGACTCAACAGCCACTTCGAGGGGTGACCAGCCTGCGTTTCAACCAAGACCAAA GCTGCTTTTGCTGCGCCATGGAGACAGGTGTGCGCATCTACAACGTGGAGCCCTTGATGGAGAAGGGGCATCTGG caGTGCTGATCTGGGACGATGCCCGGGAGGGCAAGGACTCCAAGGAGAAGCTGGTGCTGGAGTTCACATTCACCAAGCCAGTGCTTTCTGTGCGCATGCGCCATGACAA AATCGTGATCGTGCTGAAGAACCGCATCTATGTGTACTCCTTCCCCGACAATCCCCGAAAGCTGTTTGAGTTTGATACCCGGGACAACCCCAAGG GGCTCTGTGACCTCTGCCCCAGCCTGGAGAAGCAACTGTTAGTGTTCCCGGGACACAAGTGTGGGAGTCTGCAACTTGTG GACCTGGCGAGCACAAAGCCTGGCACCTCGTCTGCTCCATTCACGATCAATGCACATCAGAGTGACATAGCCTGTGTGTCTCTAAACCAGCCAGGCACTGtagtggcctcagcctcccagaagggTACCCTTATTCGCCTCTTTGACACACAATCCAAAGAGAAACTGGTGGAGCTGCGCCGAGGCACTGACCCTGCCACCCTCTACTG CCACGACTCCTCCTTCCTCTGCGCTTCCAGTGATAAGGGCACCGTCCATATCTTTGCTCTCAAGGATACCCGCCTCAACCGCCGCTCCGC GCTGGCTCGCGTGGGCAAGGTGGGGCCTATGATTGGGCAGTACGTGGACTCTCAGTGGAGCCTGGCGAGCTTCACTGTGCCTGCTGAGTCAGCTTGCATCTGCGCCTTCGGTCGCAATACTTCCAAGAACGTCAACTCTGTCATTG ccatcTGCGTAGATGGGACCTTCCACAAATATGTCTTCACTCCTGATGGAAACTGCAACAGAGAGGCTTTCGACGTGTACCTTGACATCTGTGATGATGATGACTTTTAA
- the WDR45 gene encoding WD repeat domain phosphoinositide-interacting protein 4 isoform X3: MTQQPLRGVTSLRFNQDQSCFCCAMETGVRIYNVEPLMEKGHLDHEQVGSMGLVEMLHRSNLLALVGGGSSPKFSEISVLIWDDAREGKDSKEKLVLEFTFTKPVLSVRMRHDKIVIVLKNRIYVYSFPDNPRKLFEFDTRDNPKGLCDLCPSLEKQLLVFPGHKCGSLQLVDLASTKPGTSSAPFTINAHQSDIACVSLNQPGTVVASASQKGTLIRLFDTQSKEKLVELRRGTDPATLYCHDSSFLCASSDKGTVHIFALKDTRLNRRSALARVGKVGPMIGQYVDSQWSLASFTVPAESACICAFGRNTSKNVNSVIAICVDGTFHKYVFTPDGNCNREAFDVYLDICDDDDF; encoded by the exons ATGACTCAACAGCCACTTCGAGGGGTGACCAGCCTGCGTTTCAACCAAGACCAAA GCTGCTTTTGCTGCGCCATGGAGACAGGTGTGCGCATCTACAACGTGGAGCCCTTGATGGAGAAGGGGCATCTGG ACCACGAGCAGGTGGGCAGCATGGGCTTGGTGGAGATGCTGCACCGCTCCAACCTTCTGGCCTTGGTGGGCGGTGGTAGTAGTCCCAAGTTCTCAGAGATCTCAG TGCTGATCTGGGACGATGCCCGGGAGGGCAAGGACTCCAAGGAGAAGCTGGTGCTGGAGTTCACATTCACCAAGCCAGTGCTTTCTGTGCGCATGCGCCATGACAA AATCGTGATCGTGCTGAAGAACCGCATCTATGTGTACTCCTTCCCCGACAATCCCCGAAAGCTGTTTGAGTTTGATACCCGGGACAACCCCAAGG GGCTCTGTGACCTCTGCCCCAGCCTGGAGAAGCAACTGTTAGTGTTCCCGGGACACAAGTGTGGGAGTCTGCAACTTGTG GACCTGGCGAGCACAAAGCCTGGCACCTCGTCTGCTCCATTCACGATCAATGCACATCAGAGTGACATAGCCTGTGTGTCTCTAAACCAGCCAGGCACTGtagtggcctcagcctcccagaagggTACCCTTATTCGCCTCTTTGACACACAATCCAAAGAGAAACTGGTGGAGCTGCGCCGAGGCACTGACCCTGCCACCCTCTACTG CCACGACTCCTCCTTCCTCTGCGCTTCCAGTGATAAGGGCACCGTCCATATCTTTGCTCTCAAGGATACCCGCCTCAACCGCCGCTCCGC GCTGGCTCGCGTGGGCAAGGTGGGGCCTATGATTGGGCAGTACGTGGACTCTCAGTGGAGCCTGGCGAGCTTCACTGTGCCTGCTGAGTCAGCTTGCATCTGCGCCTTCGGTCGCAATACTTCCAAGAACGTCAACTCTGTCATTG ccatcTGCGTAGATGGGACCTTCCACAAATATGTCTTCACTCCTGATGGAAACTGCAACAGAGAGGCTTTCGACGTGTACCTTGACATCTGTGATGATGATGACTTTTAA
- the WDR45 gene encoding WD repeat domain phosphoinositide-interacting protein 4 isoform X7 produces MTQQPLRGVTSLRFNQDQSCFCCAMETGVRIYNVEPLMEKGHLVLIWDDAREGKDSKEKLVLEFTFTKPVLSVRMRHDKIVIVLKNRIYVYSFPDNPRKLFEFDTRDNPKGLCDLCPSLEKQLLVFPGHKCGSLQLVDLASTKPGTSSAPFTINAHQSDIACVSLNQPGTVVASASQKGTLIRLFDTQSKEKLVELRRGTDPATLYCINFSHDSSFLCASSDKGTVHIFALKDTRLNRRSALARVGKVGPMIGQYVDSQWSLASFTVPAESACICAFGRNTSKNVNSVIAICVDGTFHKYVFTPDGNCNREAFDVYLDICDDDDF; encoded by the exons ATGACTCAACAGCCACTTCGAGGGGTGACCAGCCTGCGTTTCAACCAAGACCAAA GCTGCTTTTGCTGCGCCATGGAGACAGGTGTGCGCATCTACAACGTGGAGCCCTTGATGGAGAAGGGGCATCTGG TGCTGATCTGGGACGATGCCCGGGAGGGCAAGGACTCCAAGGAGAAGCTGGTGCTGGAGTTCACATTCACCAAGCCAGTGCTTTCTGTGCGCATGCGCCATGACAA AATCGTGATCGTGCTGAAGAACCGCATCTATGTGTACTCCTTCCCCGACAATCCCCGAAAGCTGTTTGAGTTTGATACCCGGGACAACCCCAAGG GGCTCTGTGACCTCTGCCCCAGCCTGGAGAAGCAACTGTTAGTGTTCCCGGGACACAAGTGTGGGAGTCTGCAACTTGTG GACCTGGCGAGCACAAAGCCTGGCACCTCGTCTGCTCCATTCACGATCAATGCACATCAGAGTGACATAGCCTGTGTGTCTCTAAACCAGCCAGGCACTGtagtggcctcagcctcccagaagggTACCCTTATTCGCCTCTTTGACACACAATCCAAAGAGAAACTGGTGGAGCTGCGCCGAGGCACTGACCCTGCCACCCTCTACTG CATTAACTTCAGCCACGACTCCTCCTTCCTCTGCGCTTCCAGTGATAAGGGCACCGTCCATATCTTTGCTCTCAAGGATACCCGCCTCAACCGCCGCTCCGC GCTGGCTCGCGTGGGCAAGGTGGGGCCTATGATTGGGCAGTACGTGGACTCTCAGTGGAGCCTGGCGAGCTTCACTGTGCCTGCTGAGTCAGCTTGCATCTGCGCCTTCGGTCGCAATACTTCCAAGAACGTCAACTCTGTCATTG ccatcTGCGTAGATGGGACCTTCCACAAATATGTCTTCACTCCTGATGGAAACTGCAACAGAGAGGCTTTCGACGTGTACCTTGACATCTGTGATGATGATGACTTTTAA
- the WDR45 gene encoding WD repeat domain phosphoinositide-interacting protein 4 isoform X6 translates to MTQQPLRGVTSLRFNQDQSCFCCAMETGVRIYNVEPLMEKGHLAVLIWDDAREGKDSKEKLVLEFTFTKPVLSVRMRHDKIVIVLKNRIYVYSFPDNPRKLFEFDTRDNPKGLCDLCPSLEKQLLVFPGHKCGSLQLVDLASTKPGTSSAPFTINAHQSDIACVSLNQPGTVVASASQKGTLIRLFDTQSKEKLVELRRGTDPATLYCINFSHDSSFLCASSDKGTVHIFALKDTRLNRRSALARVGKVGPMIGQYVDSQWSLASFTVPAESACICAFGRNTSKNVNSVIAICVDGTFHKYVFTPDGNCNREAFDVYLDICDDDDF, encoded by the exons ATGACTCAACAGCCACTTCGAGGGGTGACCAGCCTGCGTTTCAACCAAGACCAAA GCTGCTTTTGCTGCGCCATGGAGACAGGTGTGCGCATCTACAACGTGGAGCCCTTGATGGAGAAGGGGCATCTGG caGTGCTGATCTGGGACGATGCCCGGGAGGGCAAGGACTCCAAGGAGAAGCTGGTGCTGGAGTTCACATTCACCAAGCCAGTGCTTTCTGTGCGCATGCGCCATGACAA AATCGTGATCGTGCTGAAGAACCGCATCTATGTGTACTCCTTCCCCGACAATCCCCGAAAGCTGTTTGAGTTTGATACCCGGGACAACCCCAAGG GGCTCTGTGACCTCTGCCCCAGCCTGGAGAAGCAACTGTTAGTGTTCCCGGGACACAAGTGTGGGAGTCTGCAACTTGTG GACCTGGCGAGCACAAAGCCTGGCACCTCGTCTGCTCCATTCACGATCAATGCACATCAGAGTGACATAGCCTGTGTGTCTCTAAACCAGCCAGGCACTGtagtggcctcagcctcccagaagggTACCCTTATTCGCCTCTTTGACACACAATCCAAAGAGAAACTGGTGGAGCTGCGCCGAGGCACTGACCCTGCCACCCTCTACTG CATTAACTTCAGCCACGACTCCTCCTTCCTCTGCGCTTCCAGTGATAAGGGCACCGTCCATATCTTTGCTCTCAAGGATACCCGCCTCAACCGCCGCTCCGC GCTGGCTCGCGTGGGCAAGGTGGGGCCTATGATTGGGCAGTACGTGGACTCTCAGTGGAGCCTGGCGAGCTTCACTGTGCCTGCTGAGTCAGCTTGCATCTGCGCCTTCGGTCGCAATACTTCCAAGAACGTCAACTCTGTCATTG ccatcTGCGTAGATGGGACCTTCCACAAATATGTCTTCACTCCTGATGGAAACTGCAACAGAGAGGCTTTCGACGTGTACCTTGACATCTGTGATGATGATGACTTTTAA
- the PRAF2 gene encoding PRA1 family protein 2 yields the protein MSEVRLPPLRALDDFVLGSARLAAPDPCDPQRWCHRVINNLLYYQTNYLLCFGIGLALAGYVRPLHTLLSALVVAVALGVLVWAAETRAAVRRCRRSHPAACLAAVLAVGLLVLWVAGGACTFLLSIAGPVLLILVHASLRLRNLKNKIENKIESIGLKRTPMGLLLEALGQEQEAGS from the exons ATGTCGGAGGTGCGGCTGCCACCGCTACGCGCCCTGGACGACTTTGTTCTGGGGTCGGCGCGTCTGGCGGCTCCGGATCCATGCGACCCGCAGCGATGGTGCCACCGCGTCATCAACAACCTCCTCTACTACCAAACCAACTACCTTCTCTGCTTCGGCATCGGCCTCGCTCTCGCCGG GTACGTGCGGCCGCTTCATACGCTCCTGAGCGCGCTGGTAGTGGCGGTGGCCCTCGGCGTGCTGGTGTGGGCAGCTGAGACCCGCGCAGCTGTGCGCCGCTGCCGCCGCAGCCACCCTGCCGCCTGCCTGGCCGCAGTGCTTGCCGTCGGCCTCCTGGTTCTCTGGGTCGCGGGCGGCGCTTGCACCTTCCTGCTCAGCATCGCCGGGCCGGTGCTTC TGATCCTGGTGCACGCCTCGTTGCGCCTGCGCAACCTTAAGAACAAGATTGAGAACAAGATCGAGAGCATTGGTCTCAAGCGGACGCCAATGGGCCTGCTACTAGAGGCGCTGGGACAAGAGCAGGAGGCTGGATCCTAG
- the WDR45 gene encoding WD repeat domain phosphoinositide-interacting protein 4 isoform X4: MTQQPLRGVTSLRFNQDQSCFCCAMETGVRIYNVEPLMEKGHLDHEQVGSMGLVEMLHRSNLLALVGGGSSPKFSEISAVLIWDDAREGKDSKEKLVLEFTFTKPVLSVRMRHDKIVIVLKNRIYVYSFPDNPRKLFEFDTRDNPKGLCDLCPSLEKQLLVFPGHKCGSLQLVPGTVVASASQKGTLIRLFDTQSKEKLVELRRGTDPATLYCINFSHDSSFLCASSDKGTVHIFALKDTRLNRRSALARVGKVGPMIGQYVDSQWSLASFTVPAESACICAFGRNTSKNVNSVIAICVDGTFHKYVFTPDGNCNREAFDVYLDICDDDDF; encoded by the exons ATGACTCAACAGCCACTTCGAGGGGTGACCAGCCTGCGTTTCAACCAAGACCAAA GCTGCTTTTGCTGCGCCATGGAGACAGGTGTGCGCATCTACAACGTGGAGCCCTTGATGGAGAAGGGGCATCTGG ACCACGAGCAGGTGGGCAGCATGGGCTTGGTGGAGATGCTGCACCGCTCCAACCTTCTGGCCTTGGTGGGCGGTGGTAGTAGTCCCAAGTTCTCAGAGATCTCAG caGTGCTGATCTGGGACGATGCCCGGGAGGGCAAGGACTCCAAGGAGAAGCTGGTGCTGGAGTTCACATTCACCAAGCCAGTGCTTTCTGTGCGCATGCGCCATGACAA AATCGTGATCGTGCTGAAGAACCGCATCTATGTGTACTCCTTCCCCGACAATCCCCGAAAGCTGTTTGAGTTTGATACCCGGGACAACCCCAAGG GGCTCTGTGACCTCTGCCCCAGCCTGGAGAAGCAACTGTTAGTGTTCCCGGGACACAAGTGTGGGAGTCTGCAACTTGTG CCAGGCACTGtagtggcctcagcctcccagaagggTACCCTTATTCGCCTCTTTGACACACAATCCAAAGAGAAACTGGTGGAGCTGCGCCGAGGCACTGACCCTGCCACCCTCTACTG CATTAACTTCAGCCACGACTCCTCCTTCCTCTGCGCTTCCAGTGATAAGGGCACCGTCCATATCTTTGCTCTCAAGGATACCCGCCTCAACCGCCGCTCCGC GCTGGCTCGCGTGGGCAAGGTGGGGCCTATGATTGGGCAGTACGTGGACTCTCAGTGGAGCCTGGCGAGCTTCACTGTGCCTGCTGAGTCAGCTTGCATCTGCGCCTTCGGTCGCAATACTTCCAAGAACGTCAACTCTGTCATTG ccatcTGCGTAGATGGGACCTTCCACAAATATGTCTTCACTCCTGATGGAAACTGCAACAGAGAGGCTTTCGACGTGTACCTTGACATCTGTGATGATGATGACTTTTAA
- the WDR45 gene encoding WD repeat domain phosphoinositide-interacting protein 4 isoform X2, with the protein MTQQPLRGVTSLRFNQDQSCFCCAMETGVRIYNVEPLMEKGHLDHEQVGSMGLVEMLHRSNLLALVGGGSSPKFSEISVLIWDDAREGKDSKEKLVLEFTFTKPVLSVRMRHDKIVIVLKNRIYVYSFPDNPRKLFEFDTRDNPKGLCDLCPSLEKQLLVFPGHKCGSLQLVDLASTKPGTSSAPFTINAHQSDIACVSLNQPGTVVASASQKGTLIRLFDTQSKEKLVELRRGTDPATLYCINFSHDSSFLCASSDKGTVHIFALKDTRLNRRSALARVGKVGPMIGQYVDSQWSLASFTVPAESACICAFGRNTSKNVNSVIAICVDGTFHKYVFTPDGNCNREAFDVYLDICDDDDF; encoded by the exons ATGACTCAACAGCCACTTCGAGGGGTGACCAGCCTGCGTTTCAACCAAGACCAAA GCTGCTTTTGCTGCGCCATGGAGACAGGTGTGCGCATCTACAACGTGGAGCCCTTGATGGAGAAGGGGCATCTGG ACCACGAGCAGGTGGGCAGCATGGGCTTGGTGGAGATGCTGCACCGCTCCAACCTTCTGGCCTTGGTGGGCGGTGGTAGTAGTCCCAAGTTCTCAGAGATCTCAG TGCTGATCTGGGACGATGCCCGGGAGGGCAAGGACTCCAAGGAGAAGCTGGTGCTGGAGTTCACATTCACCAAGCCAGTGCTTTCTGTGCGCATGCGCCATGACAA AATCGTGATCGTGCTGAAGAACCGCATCTATGTGTACTCCTTCCCCGACAATCCCCGAAAGCTGTTTGAGTTTGATACCCGGGACAACCCCAAGG GGCTCTGTGACCTCTGCCCCAGCCTGGAGAAGCAACTGTTAGTGTTCCCGGGACACAAGTGTGGGAGTCTGCAACTTGTG GACCTGGCGAGCACAAAGCCTGGCACCTCGTCTGCTCCATTCACGATCAATGCACATCAGAGTGACATAGCCTGTGTGTCTCTAAACCAGCCAGGCACTGtagtggcctcagcctcccagaagggTACCCTTATTCGCCTCTTTGACACACAATCCAAAGAGAAACTGGTGGAGCTGCGCCGAGGCACTGACCCTGCCACCCTCTACTG CATTAACTTCAGCCACGACTCCTCCTTCCTCTGCGCTTCCAGTGATAAGGGCACCGTCCATATCTTTGCTCTCAAGGATACCCGCCTCAACCGCCGCTCCGC GCTGGCTCGCGTGGGCAAGGTGGGGCCTATGATTGGGCAGTACGTGGACTCTCAGTGGAGCCTGGCGAGCTTCACTGTGCCTGCTGAGTCAGCTTGCATCTGCGCCTTCGGTCGCAATACTTCCAAGAACGTCAACTCTGTCATTG ccatcTGCGTAGATGGGACCTTCCACAAATATGTCTTCACTCCTGATGGAAACTGCAACAGAGAGGCTTTCGACGTGTACCTTGACATCTGTGATGATGATGACTTTTAA